A single window of Phycisphaeraceae bacterium DNA harbors:
- a CDS encoding MotA/TolQ/ExbB proton channel family protein — MNHLAPRARASLRAPIRSVLLVGTVLSLGVWAMAQTGGATPAAEAAGPQNVTLWDLFRQSFDLFTILLVTASLVAWAVIIMAFIEIRQGTIAPPESEEALRRLAAAGQWGQVRQFVSEDDAFISRVVQSAMTKGGDTKDSQREAAELAASEESSRWFRKIEPLNILGNLGPLLGLAGTVWGMVIAFAALGQAGGTASPATLSLGISKALFHTLMGLLLAVPALVVFGFYRTRVDRLCTQATVVAAELVEMLPSGADLRRLDGQATPARSAQPMPARPGPVAR, encoded by the coding sequence ATGAATCACCTCGCACCGCGCGCGCGGGCCTCGCTCCGTGCACCGATCCGCAGCGTCCTCCTCGTCGGAACCGTCCTCTCCCTCGGCGTCTGGGCCATGGCCCAGACGGGTGGAGCGACCCCCGCCGCGGAGGCCGCCGGCCCGCAGAACGTCACGCTCTGGGACCTGTTCCGCCAGTCCTTTGACCTGTTCACCATCCTGCTCGTGACCGCGTCGCTGGTCGCCTGGGCGGTGATCATCATGGCCTTCATCGAGATCCGGCAGGGCACCATCGCGCCGCCGGAGTCCGAGGAGGCCCTGCGCCGCCTCGCCGCCGCGGGCCAGTGGGGGCAGGTCCGGCAGTTCGTGAGCGAGGACGACGCGTTCATCAGCCGCGTCGTGCAGTCCGCCATGACCAAGGGCGGCGACACCAAGGACTCACAGCGCGAGGCCGCCGAACTCGCGGCGTCCGAGGAGTCCTCCCGCTGGTTCCGCAAGATCGAGCCGCTGAACATCCTGGGCAACCTCGGCCCGCTGCTGGGCCTCGCCGGCACGGTGTGGGGCATGGTCATCGCCTTCGCCGCGCTGGGCCAGGCCGGCGGCACCGCCAGCCCCGCGACCCTCTCGCTGGGTATCTCGAAGGCCCTCTTCCACACCCTCATGGGCCTGCTGCTCGCCGTCCCGGCGCTGGTGGTCTTCGGGTTCTACCGCACCCGCGTCGACCGCCTGTGTACGCAAGCGACCGTCGTCGCCGCCGAACTCGTCGAGATGCTCCCCTCCGGCGCCGACCTGCGCCGGCTTGACGGCCAGGCCACACCCGCCCGCTCCGCCCAGCCGATGCCGGCACGCCCGGGCCCGGTCGCCCGCTAA